A DNA window from Polynucleobacter sp. AP-Titi-500A-B4 contains the following coding sequences:
- the ftsH gene encoding ATP-dependent zinc metalloprotease FtsH: MNSNMFQKIGVWLIVGLVLFTVFKQFDKPKDPNQVTYSQFMDDAKAGKVKRVDVQGRTLQVTPADGIKYSIISPGDIWMVGDLMKYGVQVTGKAEDEPNMLVSALYYLGPTLLIIGFWFFMMRQMQGGGKGGAFSFGKSKARLIDENSNTVTFADVAGCDEAKEEVFELVDFLKDPQKFQKLGGRIPHGVLLVGPPGTGKTLLARAIAGEAKVPFFSISGSDFVEMFVGVGASRVRDMFENAKKNSPCIIFIDEIDAVGRHRGAGMGGGNDEREQTLNQMLVEMDGFESNSGVIVVAATNRSDVLDKALLRPGRFDRQVHVGLPDIRGREQILQVHMRKVPIDPDVNAAVLARGTPGFSGADLANLVNEAALFAARRNKRSVDMKDFEDAKDKIYMGPERKSAVMREEERRNTAYHESGHAVVAKVLPKADPVHKVTIMPRGMALGVTWQLPEFDRVNLYKDRMLEELAILFGGRAAEEVFLHSMSTGASNDFERATKMARDMVTRYGMSDSLGTMVYVDTESESIFGRNSTKTVSELTQQKVDAEIRMLIDSQYALAKSILEQNRDKVEAMVAALLEWETIDAEQITDIMEGRPPRTPKPPPATQFGNSAGTPGPAAGSAPATA, from the coding sequence TTGAACAGCAATATGTTCCAAAAAATCGGTGTGTGGCTCATTGTGGGCTTGGTGCTTTTCACTGTTTTCAAACAGTTTGATAAGCCTAAGGATCCCAATCAGGTCACCTATTCCCAATTCATGGATGACGCCAAAGCTGGAAAAGTAAAGCGTGTTGATGTGCAAGGTCGCACATTACAAGTCACTCCTGCTGACGGCATTAAATACTCCATCATCTCTCCGGGTGACATCTGGATGGTTGGTGACTTAATGAAGTACGGCGTACAAGTGACTGGTAAAGCAGAAGACGAACCAAATATGTTGGTTTCTGCTTTGTATTACCTAGGACCGACTCTATTGATTATTGGTTTTTGGTTTTTCATGATGCGTCAAATGCAAGGTGGCGGCAAAGGCGGAGCATTCTCCTTTGGTAAATCTAAGGCGCGTCTGATTGATGAGAATAGCAATACTGTTACTTTTGCTGATGTTGCAGGTTGCGATGAAGCAAAGGAAGAAGTTTTTGAATTAGTCGATTTCTTAAAAGACCCTCAAAAGTTTCAAAAGCTCGGTGGTCGCATTCCCCATGGCGTATTGCTGGTGGGCCCTCCTGGTACTGGTAAGACCCTCTTAGCGCGTGCGATTGCTGGCGAAGCTAAAGTCCCGTTCTTCTCGATCTCAGGTTCAGATTTCGTGGAGATGTTCGTTGGTGTTGGTGCATCCCGTGTGCGCGACATGTTTGAGAACGCGAAGAAAAATTCTCCATGCATCATTTTTATTGATGAGATTGATGCAGTCGGTCGTCACCGTGGTGCCGGCATGGGTGGTGGTAACGATGAGCGCGAGCAAACCTTGAACCAGATGCTGGTTGAGATGGATGGCTTTGAAAGCAATAGCGGCGTGATCGTTGTTGCTGCAACTAACCGTTCTGATGTTTTAGATAAAGCACTATTGCGCCCAGGTCGTTTTGACCGCCAAGTGCACGTTGGTTTGCCAGACATTCGCGGTCGTGAGCAAATCTTGCAAGTGCATATGCGCAAGGTGCCGATCGATCCTGATGTGAATGCAGCTGTGTTGGCACGTGGCACACCAGGATTCTCGGGCGCTGATTTAGCGAACTTGGTGAACGAAGCTGCTTTATTTGCTGCACGCCGCAATAAGCGTTCAGTGGATATGAAAGACTTTGAAGATGCTAAAGACAAGATCTATATGGGTCCTGAGCGTAAGTCTGCTGTGATGCGTGAAGAAGAGCGTCGCAATACGGCATATCACGAGTCTGGCCATGCTGTTGTGGCCAAAGTGCTACCTAAAGCGGATCCCGTTCACAAAGTTACTATCATGCCGCGAGGTATGGCCTTAGGTGTAACTTGGCAGTTACCAGAATTTGATCGCGTCAATCTTTACAAAGATCGTATGTTGGAAGAGTTGGCGATTTTGTTTGGCGGTCGTGCTGCTGAAGAAGTCTTCTTGCATTCCATGAGTACTGGTGCATCGAATGACTTTGAGCGTGCTACCAAAATGGCGCGTGACATGGTGACTCGTTATGGCATGAGCGATAGTCTCGGTACGATGGTCTATGTTGATACTGAATCTGAAAGTATCTTTGGTCGCAACAGCACTAAGACGGTTTCTGAGTTGACACAGCAAAAGGTTGATGCAGAAATTCGGATGTTGATTGATAGTCAATATGCTTTGGCTAAATCAATCTTGGAGCAAAACCGCGATAAGGTAGAGGCCATGGTTGCCGCTTTGCTTGAATGGGAAACCATTGATGCTGAGCAAATTACCGACATCATGGAAGGTCGTCCTCCACGCACTCCGAAGCCACCTCCTGCAACCCAGTTTGGTAACTCAGCCGGAACTCCAGGTCCTGCAGCAGGTAGCGCTCCCGCCACAGCCTAG
- a CDS encoding RlmE family RNA methyltransferase translates to MAKNKFNKSWLQDHLTDPYVKMAQKEGYRARAVYKLSEIDEQDHLIKAGMTIVDLGSAPGSWSQYARNRLTELGKSNPNIESGKPDGQIIAIDILPMEDIADVSFIQGDFREEEGLAALEALLPKNAEGKVDLVLSDMAPNLSGVGVADASRMAFLAEIALDFAVAHLKPEGALLIKCFNGSGYSQIVESFKKVFKTVASRKPKASRARSSEIFLLGRNLKPPK, encoded by the coding sequence GTGGCAAAGAATAAATTTAATAAAAGTTGGTTGCAGGATCATCTAACCGATCCCTATGTGAAGATGGCTCAAAAAGAGGGCTATCGCGCAAGAGCGGTTTATAAGCTCAGTGAAATTGACGAGCAAGATCACCTCATCAAGGCGGGAATGACCATTGTTGACTTGGGTAGCGCTCCAGGTAGCTGGTCCCAGTACGCCCGTAATCGCTTAACCGAGTTGGGTAAAAGCAATCCAAATATTGAATCTGGCAAACCAGACGGTCAAATTATTGCGATTGATATTTTGCCAATGGAAGATATTGCGGATGTGAGCTTTATCCAAGGTGACTTCCGTGAGGAAGAAGGGCTTGCTGCTCTGGAAGCCTTGCTTCCTAAAAATGCAGAAGGCAAGGTGGATTTGGTCCTTTCGGATATGGCTCCCAATTTGTCAGGGGTGGGGGTGGCAGATGCGTCTCGCATGGCTTTTTTGGCAGAGATTGCCTTGGATTTTGCCGTGGCCCATCTCAAGCCTGAGGGCGCTTTACTAATTAAGTGTTTCAACGGCAGTGGTTATAGCCAGATCGTGGAATCCTTTAAAAAGGTCTTCAAAACAGTCGCCTCTAGAAAACCCAAAGCCTCTCGTGCTAGATCTTCGGAGATCTTCCTTTTAGGCAGAAACCTCAAGCCACCGAAATAA
- a CDS encoding YhbY family RNA-binding protein, with protein sequence MTALTITPAQRKSLKADAHDLSPVVMVGGDGLTPAVIKEAKLAINHHGLIKVRVFGDEREARIAIYEELCDKLDAAPVQHIGKLLVLWKPKDIVDEAYANLGRSSKQTKKSLQAPRTKRQSNRAPSKSGVRTSTSERSDRRSASNKSPFERAAAVKSTTPKKRVLRSEAAESKIGWSSPGYRKAAAAPAPVKRRKVRMSSNKKKSLGS encoded by the coding sequence ATGACTGCACTGACTATTACCCCCGCACAACGTAAATCCCTCAAAGCCGATGCCCATGACTTAAGTCCAGTGGTGATGGTTGGCGGCGATGGCTTAACACCTGCTGTGATCAAAGAAGCAAAACTGGCGATCAATCATCATGGCTTAATTAAAGTCCGTGTTTTTGGTGATGAGCGCGAAGCACGTATTGCGATTTATGAAGAGCTTTGCGACAAGCTAGATGCAGCCCCAGTGCAACACATTGGTAAGTTACTTGTTCTCTGGAAACCAAAAGATATCGTTGATGAAGCTTATGCCAATTTAGGTCGCTCCAGCAAACAGACCAAAAAATCTTTGCAGGCACCAAGAACTAAACGTCAGTCCAATCGGGCACCCAGCAAATCTGGAGTTCGTACTAGCACCTCTGAAAGATCAGATCGTCGCTCTGCTTCAAATAAATCTCCGTTTGAGCGTGCTGCTGCTGTGAAATCAACTACACCGAAGAAGCGCGTTCTCCGTTCTGAAGCTGCCGAGTCAAAGATTGGTTGGTCATCCCCTGGATATCGCAAAGCTGCTGCAGCACCTGCGCCAGTCAAGAGACGTAAAGTTCGCATGAGTAGCAACAAGAAAAAATCCCTTGGCTCCTGA
- a CDS encoding DUF4149 domain-containing protein, protein MIPTSNAKAQRFFSVISGLWVGSFITIGFLVVPVLFSSLGDRQVAGMVAASLFKATAYIGVALSGFLMVMSNYLVRHGHQRYRLIRWILLGMLACTISAAFIIIPWMNSLRDQALFAGLSVRESTNAILFGRLHGVSSALFMVQAVLGLVLVWRATKNAD, encoded by the coding sequence ATGATCCCAACAAGTAATGCTAAAGCTCAGAGATTCTTTAGCGTCATTTCTGGGCTTTGGGTTGGTAGCTTCATTACTATTGGCTTTCTAGTTGTTCCTGTTTTATTTTCTTCTCTAGGCGATCGTCAAGTTGCTGGAATGGTTGCTGCCTCCCTCTTTAAAGCAACAGCCTATATCGGCGTAGCTCTCAGTGGTTTCCTGATGGTCATGTCCAATTATCTGGTTCGGCATGGTCACCAGCGCTACCGTCTCATCCGCTGGATCTTATTAGGCATGCTGGCTTGCACCATCAGTGCGGCATTCATCATCATTCCTTGGATGAATTCACTAAGAGATCAAGCTCTATTTGCGGGGCTGTCTGTACGCGAGTCAACCAACGCTATTCTATTTGGCAGACTGCATGGTGTATCGAGCGCTTTATTTATGGTTCAAGCAGTACTTGGCTTAGTCTTGGTATGGCGAGCAACAAAAAACGCCGACTAG
- the greA gene encoding transcription elongation factor GreA — MSTIPITKRGAELLKEELHRLKHVERPAVINAISEARAQGDLSENAEYDAAKEKQGFIEGRIQELEGKLSAAQIIDPASLDVSGRVVFGATVDLEDLEDGSKLTYQIVGDDEADIALHKISISSPIARALIGKEEGDVVAVQAPGGNREVEILVVRYI; from the coding sequence ATGAGCACAATTCCGATTACCAAACGCGGTGCAGAACTCCTCAAAGAGGAGTTGCATCGCCTTAAGCATGTAGAGCGCCCAGCAGTGATTAATGCTATCTCTGAAGCACGCGCGCAAGGCGATCTTTCAGAAAACGCTGAATACGATGCTGCCAAAGAAAAGCAAGGTTTTATCGAGGGCCGTATTCAGGAGCTTGAAGGTAAACTCTCTGCCGCTCAAATTATTGATCCTGCGTCACTAGACGTATCTGGTCGGGTGGTATTTGGCGCCACTGTAGATCTTGAAGATCTGGAAGACGGCTCAAAGCTTACATACCAAATTGTTGGTGATGATGAGGCGGATATCGCTTTACATAAGATCTCGATTAGTTCACCCATCGCCCGCGCCCTAATTGGTAAAGAAGAGGGTGATGTTGTTGCGGTTCAGGCGCCAGGTGGTAACCGTGAGGTCGAGATTCTGGTGGTTCGCTACATCTAA